The genomic stretch agaaggagaaggagaaagccAAGAAAGAGGCGTAAGCATTGTGTTATACATTATAACCATGTGTTCTGAGAGAATGTGTGCTGCTGATTCACTGtttcattttgttgttgttgctggtCAGACCCAAGGAGATTTATGTGATCGATCCTGCAGGAAACATGTACTACAACTGGCTCTTCGTCATCACCTGTCCTGTCATGTATAACTGGGTTATGATCATCGCCAGGTACAAAACACTGCTGTTACTCAGCACAAACACAAAGTTCTGTTCTGGTTCCCGGGTCAGGGCTTAcgcttctctcttctcttctttagaGCCTGTTTTGAGGAGTTGCAGCACGATTATTTGATATTCTGGTTCATCACAGATTTTCTAGCAGACCTGGTTTACCTGGCAGACATGGTGTTCAGGACGAGAACAGGTGAGCACACCGGCGAGACTCTTATACTCAATAATAACTGCAGCGAGGAggttcctgatcctgatcctgatgtGTTATTGTAGGGTACCTGGAGCAGGGCCTGCTGgttaaagatgaaaaaaagctGCGAGATCGATACATAGAGAGTATCCAGTTCAAGCTGGACCTTATTTCAATGATTCCCACGGACATTTGTTACCTCCTTGTCGGGCTCAACTACCCTGAGATCCGCATGAACAAGCTCTTCAGGGTTAATCGCCTCTTTGAGTTTTTCCAGCGCACGGAAACAAGGACCAACTTCCCCAACGTCTTCCGAATCTCCAACCTTGTCATGtacatcgtcatcatcatccacTGGAACGCTTGCCTCTACTACTCGTTCTCCAAAGCTATCGGGTTTGGCGCTGATCGATTCGTTTATCCGGATACTACAGACCCAGAATTTGGCCGTCTGGTGAGGAAATATGCCTACAGCATGTACTGGTCCACCTTGACTTTGACCACCATTGGTGAAACTCCGCCTCCTGAGAAGGATTCTGAGTACTTCTTTGTGGTTACAGATTTTCTAGTGGGTGTTTTGATTTTCGCTACAATCGTCGGTAACGTGGGTTCCATGATCACAAACATGAACGCAGCGCGAGCGGATTTTCAAGCCCGGATTGACGCCATCAAGCAATACATGAGTTTCCGTAACGTGACCAAGGATTTGGAGAAACGTGTCATCAAATGGTTTGATTACCTTTGGACCAATAAGAAGGCTGTGGATGAGAGGGAAGTTCTCAAGTATCTTCCAGACAAGTTAAGAGCAGAAATTGCCATCAATGTGCACCTGGACACTCTGAAGAAAGTCAGAATCTTTGCAGATTGTGAGGCAGGACTTTTAGTGGAACTTGTGCTAAAGCTCCAGCCGCAGGTTTACAGTCCTGGTGACTACATTTGCAAAAAAGGTGATATTGGCCGTGAGATGTACATCATCAAAGAAGGAAAGCTTGCTGTGGTAGCTGATGATGGAATCACACAATTCGTTGTCCTGAGCGACGGAAGCTACTTTGGTGAGATCAGCATCCTCAATATCAAAGGCAGCAAAGCAGGAAACAGAAGAACGGCCAACATACGCAGCATCGGATATTCAGATTTGTTCTGCCTTTCCAAGGATGACTTGATGGAGGCGCTGACCGAGTATCCGGATGCAAAGGCTATGCTGGAGGAAAAGGGGCGGCAGATCCTCATGAAGGTACGAGgactgcaaattaaaaaaatactaaataataagataaataaaatactagaTTTTTTCAGAATTTGTGATGTGATCAGCAGGAAGTAATGACCTCCTTGGCCTTAGATCCTTTACCATGAGAACTTTCTTAAAACCATTAGGACTGGTCTTCTACTGTATGATTAATGTAAGGCTAAACATCAGAGAAGTTTTTCATCTCAGCATGCATCCTTGTACCTTCTGAGGACCCAGATAGGTTCTTAAGGAACTCATGTACCATACCTGCCATTTACATAATCAATAGtttatttactatataataAGTATTTACTATATAATGTATCATAATGCAtcatttgtgtatgttttaaaggACAACCTGTTGGACCTTGAGGTGGCAAAGCAAGGACCAGACCCCAAGGACATGGAGGAGAAAGTTCTAAAGATCGGCACGGTGTTGGACGACATGCAGACGCGTTTCGCCCGTTTACTCGCTCAACACGAGGCCACGCAGAGCCGCCTGAAGAGACGCGTTGCCAAACTGGAGACCAAAATCACCACCTCCACCGGGATCACCTTCACCGAGACGACTGgaacagaggagaagaaagaagagaagtaAAACAGTGATGGGAAAGAGAAGTGACTCTGTGGATTTCAAAACAGCAAACGAGGgggttaaataaaaatggacattataaagaagagagagaaagagtttaAAAGTTTTACCAGACACTGTTAAAACAAAGCTTTCATTTCATGTGAACAAAGAATCCAAACTAAATCCAGAACTATTCTGTATCCCGTGAAATGATTGTAGTATTTTATTGCCATCTGAAGCATCATCACGTTTTTAATTAGACAAACGTAACAAAACTTATAACACCATTGTATGGGTTGTATTATATTGaaggtgtttaaactgtaaaacatttgatttcTTTTGGACATGTATGTATAGATATTTTAATTCAAAATCTGAATGAGCTCTAAACTGTTTGACaacaaataaattattgtgTGAAATTTTATGCTAGCTCTGAACTAGCTCGCTGCTCTCTGTCACTGTGTGTAACCTCTTAGCTAGGTACTTTTTTAACTAAATAATTACTGAAATTAAGTTGATTTCGGTGTTAATGGCAGGGGGTTAAATATTATTGCGTTTATTAgtgaaatataataatttgtgtAATATAATTTGCACCGTTGCTACACAACGGCGCTCAACGATCGTGAAAGGGCGGTCTGTTCAAACTTTCGCGCATGCGCGGTTTAACAAGGAGCGCGAGAAGGGAGAACAGCGAACGACACGTTGCGCTTCCGATCTGGAAACAGGAAGCTGTATTTTTTCAAGTCTACTTTCCCCCATCTACTTAAATGAAAAACGAGTCAGCGAAGGACTTCTCTTCCCGTCGTCCACCGCGTCTCTAAacactgcgcatgcgcacagcTTGTGGCGACCCAGCTACCTCAGGTCCTCATGAGCTTGTGATACAGAACGGTAGGTCCAAAGAAATGAATCATTTCAGGGAATGATTTCAGCGCTCCTTCGCAGCGCAGTACCGCGGGGAATAAAGAGATGTGCGGGTTTTAATCCTGTAGCGGATTCGCGAGTATTCCGAAACTTAGCGGGCTAGCAAGTTAGCTTGGGGAGTTCGAATGACTAGACCAGCAGTATAcgggttgattttttttttttggtccctaGCCATTTTCCAACATGTCCCGCCTCTCGTTTTCCGATTGGCTAATAACTTGTTCACGAGCACGTTGCTTGTGAAGGCGTCCAATCATCGTAGTGCTTGTGGCCATATTCCGACAGTCCCCGCCCTCTTTTTTCTAGCTCTCTCGGTGGGGGCGGGGACTGTCGGAATATGGGTGGGAGATGTTAATAGCGCCTGAGTGAATTTGCTGTATATTAGTGGGATTTGGTAATAAATTTGGTAATAAAACACAAGCATTTTTATTAGATTGTATCTCAAATATTCACTTGAAAACATAATCTTATTTAGCCTACTCTATATAATGTACTATTTAACTAATGAGTGTTTTTCCCACTTTATATGTTATTTGAATTTCCGTTACCTAGGCAGCCGACATGGAGCCCGCTTGGCGACAGCAGGGCCGAGGTCGTGGCCGGGGTCAAGCTTCTGGCGATGCGTCGTCATGGCGACCTCAGAGGCAGGAGGTTGGCGGCGGGCGAGCGGGGCGAGGGAGGGCCGGTTCTGCCGCCACAACGGTACCCAAAGCAGAACCTTCCCCTGGGGCAGGTAAGTGTGTcatttcttcatcatcatcatcatcatcatcatcatcaccataacacacacttcacacacgcCTAACTCCCTGGTCCACATCTGGTCTCCAGATGCATCCTCTCAGTCCAAATTTGATGAGATCAGGAAGTCCAACCAGGCTGCTGCTCAGCGATTGGCTGAGAGACAGTacagctcctcctcctcctctgatgatgatgatgatgaagatgatgaagaagaaggtgGAGTGCTTGGGAAGCGAGGACGTATCTTGGAGACGACGTTCACTACGTACACCAGTCAGACAGGTCGGAGCAAACCttaaacattttactgagtTTGGGCttaaaagtaatggcacccttgTGAAGTCAAATCCCACAAGTTTAACACTCCAGCATCTGTCTCATGAacccaaaatgtgtgtgtgtatgtgttcagaAGGAGACATGTCAGACCTGCAGAGAACTCGTCAGTACCTGAATGAGGCATTTCAGTCTGGAGCCATTACCTGCCTCATCTGCATCGCCTCGGTGAAGAGAACCCAAGCggtcagagagagacacacacacacacacacacacacacacagaaaacccATTCAGGAGtcattacattttctgttctcATCCTGTTCCCTCTCA from Silurus meridionalis isolate SWU-2019-XX chromosome 16, ASM1480568v1, whole genome shotgun sequence encodes the following:
- the cnga1b gene encoding LOW QUALITY PROTEIN: cyclic nucleotide-gated channel rod photoreceptor subunit alpha (The sequence of the model RefSeq protein was modified relative to this genomic sequence to represent the inferred CDS: deleted 1 base in 1 codon) — encoded protein: MSNSVKPLVPPIILLEGVEEVLMGDTEDVMKTQRSGAGTLFNINNSNNNDEGEKKEKKKKEKKQKKEKKEKKEKKEKKEKKKAKEQEEKEKEKEKEKAKKEAPKEIYVIDPAGNMYYNWLFVITCPVMYNWVMIIARACFEELQHDYLIFWFITDFLADLVYLADMVFRTRTGYLEQGLLVKDEKKLRDRYIESIQFKLDLISMIPTDICYLLVGLNYPEIRMNKLFRVNRLFEFFQRTETRTNFPNVFRISNLVMYIVIIIHWNACLYYSFSKAIGFGADRFVYPDTTDPEFGRLVRKYAYSMYWSTLTLTTIGETPPPEKDSEYFFVVTDFLVGVLIFATIVGNVGSMITNMNAARADFQARIDAIKQYMSFRNVTKDLEKRVIKWFDYLWTNKKAVDEREVLKYLPDKLRAEIAINVHLDTLKKVRIFADCEAGLLVELVLKLQPQVYSPGDYICKKGDIGREMYIIKEGKLAVVADDGITQFVVLSDGSYFGEISILNIKGSKAGNRRTANIRSIGYSDLFCLSKDDLMEALTEYPDAKAMLEEKGRQILMKDNLLDLEVAKQGPDPKDMEEKVLKIGTVLDDMQTRFARLLAQHEATQSRLKRRVAKLETKITPPPGSPSPRRLEQRRRKKRSKTVMGKRSDSVDFKTANEGVK